A single window of Crassostrea angulata isolate pt1a10 chromosome 8, ASM2561291v2, whole genome shotgun sequence DNA harbors:
- the LOC128160355 gene encoding caveolin-1-like: protein MGDEIDLSNRDPNSLNSHLGTLHFNDIFGEPDGTHSIDCVWKLSHACFNLWKNLCYKLMTLCFGCCIAAEWGCEFAYIAFYHVWYITPCFKWLEINCGVCQRLYAMCINCCMTPCFESCGGIFHHFKK, encoded by the exons ATGGGAGACGAAATTGATCTTAGTAACAGGGATCCCAACTCTCTGAACAGCCATCTAGGG ACTCTTCATTTCAACGACATTTTCGGCGAACCTGATGGTACCCACAGTATTGACTGCGTCTGGAAACTGTCCCACGCCTGCTTTAACCTCTGGAAAAACCTCTGCTACAAACTGATGACCCTGTGTTTCGGTTGCTGCATCGCCGCAGAGTGGGGCTGTGAGTTTGCCTACATCGCCTTCTACCACGTCTGGTACATCACTCCATGCTTCAAGTGGCTTGAGATCAACTGCGGGGTTTGCCAACGTCTCTATGCTATGTGCATCAACTGCTGCATGACGCCATGCTTCGAATCTTGTGGTGGAATCTTCCatcattttaagaaatga
- the LOC128160344 gene encoding caveolin-1-like yields MSSDGDAIDLEHRDPNALNSHLGTLHFNDIFGEPDGTHSIDCVWKLSHACFNLWKNLCYKLLTLCFGCCIAAEWGCEFAYIAFYHVWYITPCFKWLEINCGVCQRLYSMCINCCMTPCFESCGGIFHHFKK; encoded by the exons atgtcttcTGACGGCGATGCTATCGATTTGGAGCACAGAGATCCAAATGCATTAAACAGTCACCTAGGG ACTCTTCATTTCAACGATATTTTCGGCGAGCCTGACGGTACCCACAGTATTGACTGCGTCTGGAAATTGTCCCACGCCTGCTTTAACCTCTGGAAAAACCTCTGCTACAAACTTCTGACCCTGTGTTTCGGTTGCTGCATCGCCGCAGAGTGGGGATGTGAGTTTGCCTACATCGCCTTCTACCACGTCTGGTATATCACTCCATGCTTCAAGTGGCTCGAGATCAACTGCGGGGTTTGCCAACGTCTTTATTCTATGTGCATCAACTGCTGCATGACGCCATGCTTCGAGTCCTGTGGTGGAATCTTCCATCATTTTAAGAAATGA